From Zhongshania aliphaticivorans, one genomic window encodes:
- the hscA gene encoding Fe-S protein assembly chaperone HscA — protein MALMQISEPGQTPEPHQRKLAVGIDLGTTNSLVASVRNAHADTLADLGGEHLLPSAVYYAETGETLVGAAALAGASADPSNTLMSVKRFMGRSFADCAAASGAKMLPYELLDQGQDMVKIRTRAGDISPVQVSAEILRSLAARAEETLGGELTGAVITVPAYFDDAQRQATKDAAKIAGIHVLRLLNEPTAAAVAYGLDQQDEMAIAVFDLGGGTFDISVLQLTKGVFEVLSTGGDSALGGDDFDHAIADWFVAATGLENLDMFQQRSLLTAARQAKEALSDAETVNVVLGDLNQSLSREQFNSLVDPLIDTAIRACKRALRDAKLRSEDIANVVMVGGSTRVPRVRERVAQWFGREPLVDLDPDRVVALGAALQADQLVGNRSGDEMLLLDVIPLSLGIETMGGLTEKVIHRNTTIPVAMAQEFTTFKDGQTAMAIHVVQGERELVEDCRSLARFELQGIPPMVAGAARIKVKFQVDADGLLQVFATEESTGVESHIAVKPAYGLNDTDIADMLKSSWEAAADDKDARALREQQIEADSLLQALSAALLQDGEAMLSEAEQQDLLAKMETLHHEREQGTVASIAKHIEIVGKASELFAERRMDASINQALAGRRVDEL, from the coding sequence ATGGCCTTGATGCAAATATCAGAACCTGGACAAACCCCTGAACCGCACCAGCGTAAGCTGGCGGTGGGAATTGATCTGGGAACCACCAATTCGCTGGTTGCCAGTGTCCGCAATGCCCACGCAGATACCTTGGCAGACCTCGGTGGCGAGCATCTATTGCCGTCGGCTGTGTATTACGCTGAGACCGGAGAAACCTTAGTGGGCGCGGCTGCCTTGGCCGGCGCAAGTGCCGACCCGAGTAATACCCTGATGTCCGTAAAGCGCTTTATGGGGCGCTCCTTTGCTGATTGCGCGGCGGCTTCCGGGGCAAAAATGCTGCCTTATGAATTGCTGGATCAGGGGCAGGATATGGTCAAAATTCGCACTCGTGCTGGTGATATATCGCCGGTGCAAGTGTCGGCAGAAATTTTAAGGAGTCTCGCCGCTCGGGCGGAAGAGACGCTCGGTGGCGAACTGACGGGTGCGGTTATTACCGTACCTGCATACTTTGACGACGCTCAGCGTCAAGCCACTAAAGACGCTGCTAAAATTGCCGGAATTCATGTCTTGCGGCTGCTCAATGAGCCAACTGCCGCGGCAGTGGCTTACGGCCTTGATCAGCAAGATGAAATGGCGATTGCGGTATTTGATTTGGGTGGCGGAACCTTCGATATTTCGGTGTTGCAGCTCACCAAAGGTGTGTTTGAAGTGCTGTCTACCGGCGGCGATTCTGCTTTGGGCGGCGATGATTTCGATCATGCGATTGCCGACTGGTTTGTTGCTGCAACAGGTTTAGAAAATCTCGACATGTTTCAGCAGCGCAGCTTATTAACTGCTGCACGTCAGGCTAAGGAAGCCTTAAGTGATGCGGAAACTGTAAACGTGGTGTTAGGCGATTTGAATCAAAGCCTTAGCCGCGAGCAGTTTAATAGCTTGGTTGACCCCTTGATCGACACGGCGATTCGCGCCTGCAAGCGCGCGCTGCGCGATGCCAAATTGCGCAGCGAAGACATCGCCAATGTGGTGATGGTCGGCGGCTCCACGCGGGTGCCCCGCGTGCGCGAGCGGGTAGCGCAGTGGTTTGGTCGCGAGCCCTTGGTCGATTTAGACCCTGACCGGGTTGTTGCTTTGGGTGCGGCCCTGCAGGCGGATCAATTGGTGGGGAATCGCAGTGGCGACGAAATGTTGCTGCTCGATGTGATCCCGTTGTCCTTGGGTATCGAGACCATGGGCGGCCTGACGGAGAAGGTAATTCACCGTAACACCACAATTCCCGTGGCGATGGCGCAGGAATTTACCACGTTTAAAGACGGTCAAACCGCCATGGCCATTCATGTGGTGCAAGGCGAGCGCGAGTTGGTTGAAGATTGCCGCTCGCTGGCGCGCTTTGAGTTGCAGGGTATACCGCCTATGGTGGCGGGCGCGGCCCGGATCAAAGTAAAGTTTCAGGTTGATGCCGACGGTTTGTTACAGGTGTTTGCCACCGAAGAGAGTACTGGGGTCGAAAGCCATATTGCGGTGAAGCCTGCTTATGGTTTGAATGACACCGATATTGCCGACATGCTCAAGTCTTCCTGGGAAGCGGCGGCAGACGACAAAGACGCCCGCGCTCTGCGTGAGCAGCAAATTGAAGCGGACTCTTTATTACAGGCTTTGTCAGCGGCGCTGTTGCAAGACGGCGAAGCCATGCTTAGCGAGGCGGAGCAGCAGGATTTATTGGCTAAAATGGAAACTCTGCACCACGAGCGTGAGCAGGGCACTGTGGCCAGTATTGCCAAGCATATTGAAATCGTTGGCAAGGCCAGTGAGTTGTTTGCCGAGCGGCGTATGGACGCCAGTATTAACCAAGCACTCGCCGGCCGGCGAGTAGACGAATTGTAA
- the iscA gene encoding iron-sulfur cluster assembly protein IscA yields MPVSVSSAAASHIKKQMLGRGRGLGIRIGVRTSGCSGMAYVLEFVDEPQAEDQVFEKDGAAVYIDPKSMVYLDGTELDFVKEGLNEGLKFNNPNVSAECGCGESFTV; encoded by the coding sequence ATGCCAGTTTCAGTAAGCAGTGCAGCAGCTAGTCACATTAAAAAGCAAATGCTCGGCCGTGGCCGGGGTTTGGGAATTCGCATTGGTGTGCGGACTTCCGGCTGCTCCGGTATGGCCTATGTATTGGAGTTTGTCGACGAACCTCAAGCCGAAGATCAGGTTTTTGAAAAAGACGGCGCTGCGGTGTATATCGACCCTAAAAGCATGGTTTATTTAGACGGCACCGAATTGGACTTTGTTAAAGAAGGTCTCAATGAAGGCTTGAAATTTAACAACCCCAATGTGTCGGCTGAGTGTGGCTGCGGTGAGAGCTTCACCGTCTAG
- the hscB gene encoding Fe-S protein assembly co-chaperone HscB gives MSVFNPQENYFALLAVPQAYELDISALTSSYRALQREAHPDRFASGSERDLRMAVQQSSFINEAYETLVSPTRRAAYLLKLAGVNSDMSSTTFQDPEFLMQQMQLREELSELQDAKDPEQALDVFYRDLDQAAKSQKEAFSQAYNQQQFDLALAAYAKLQFLEKLRSEAELKESELLDY, from the coding sequence ATGTCTGTATTTAATCCCCAAGAAAATTACTTTGCGCTGTTGGCGGTGCCTCAGGCCTATGAGCTTGATATCTCGGCCCTGACCAGCAGTTATCGCGCGCTGCAGCGCGAGGCGCACCCCGATCGTTTTGCCAGTGGCTCCGAGCGTGATTTGCGCATGGCGGTGCAACAGTCCTCGTTTATCAATGAAGCATACGAAACCTTGGTGTCGCCCACGCGGCGGGCTGCCTATTTGCTGAAATTGGCGGGCGTGAACAGTGATATGTCCTCGACTACTTTTCAGGATCCGGAGTTTTTGATGCAGCAAATGCAGCTCCGTGAAGAGCTGTCAGAATTACAGGATGCAAAAGATCCTGAGCAAGCGCTAGATGTATTTTATCGCGACCTTGATCAGGCGGCGAAGAGTCAGAAAGAGGCTTTTTCGCAAGCGTATAATCAACAGCAGTTCGATTTGGCTTTGGCGGCTTACGCCAAGCTCCAGTTTTTAGAAAAACTGCGCAGCGAAGCTGAACTGAAAGAGAGCGAATTGCTCGACTACTGA
- a CDS encoding helix-turn-helix domain-containing protein, whose amino-acid sequence MPGKDDYYPGPPGSVLHDARMSAGKSVLETAEALNLLNSYVEALENNDYSRFNSPLFARGYIKSYARYMGLDEEPLLKDCDRICRREEDNKDQTPTRPQGIAKAPGNAPLISALLISIFLWCVAIWVFGGKPEPELAINVLAERFAPLSAIKVEPSLGEVLLGSEGDELSVETPISQHSGPAQAAELKFEFVEAVWLELRDFQNNIVVSGVQEKGEKLRFDVQGPVTISLAYWPAVISEYNGQKIELKSLVNSNAVRVQVGEL is encoded by the coding sequence ATGCCGGGAAAAGATGATTACTACCCGGGGCCACCGGGTTCAGTTTTACATGATGCGCGGATGAGCGCAGGTAAGTCTGTGCTCGAAACGGCCGAAGCGTTAAATCTACTTAATAGCTATGTAGAGGCGCTAGAAAACAATGATTACTCGCGGTTTAACTCACCGCTGTTTGCGCGCGGTTATATTAAAAGTTACGCCCGCTATATGGGCTTAGATGAAGAGCCCCTGCTAAAAGATTGTGACCGAATTTGTCGGCGCGAAGAAGATAACAAAGACCAGACACCCACTCGTCCACAAGGTATTGCTAAGGCGCCGGGTAATGCGCCGCTGATATCAGCCTTGCTGATATCAATATTTTTGTGGTGTGTAGCAATATGGGTGTTTGGTGGTAAGCCCGAGCCGGAGTTGGCTATAAATGTCTTGGCTGAGCGCTTTGCCCCCCTAAGCGCAATTAAGGTTGAGCCCTCGTTGGGTGAAGTGCTATTGGGGTCTGAAGGTGACGAGCTCAGTGTCGAGACGCCCATTTCTCAGCACAGTGGTCCTGCTCAGGCCGCGGAATTGAAGTTTGAGTTTGTCGAGGCAGTTTGGTTAGAACTGCGTGATTTTCAAAATAATATTGTGGTGAGCGGCGTACAGGAAAAAGGCGAAAAATTGCGTTTTGATGTTCAGGGTCCCGTCACGATCAGTTTAGCGTATTGGCCTGCTGTAATTAGTGAATATAACGGCCAGAAAATTGAGTTGAAGTCTTTGGTAAATAGTAACGCAGTGCGTGTACAGGTAGGTGAATTATGA
- the pilW gene encoding type IV pilus biogenesis/stability protein PilW, giving the protein MSWLRIKGITVLARVLFVVVATASIHGCVTTKNGGFASKKDEQKAFDTSLQLARNYISQGNWNQAKRHLQYVEEKDKNNPETLEALALVFQNTGELEMAEKYYQRSIATAPKVSRVRNNYAAFLYARGRYAEAASQLEIVVQELLYEKRVEAFVNLGRCYMQLNELPKAEEAFKRAFLMQGDDANVLMSLAEVYFRMGRFAEAQRYYDAFRTKNVNQSASALWLGIRLADKFDDKNTHASFALALKNLYPKSEEYLLYKAYMQQGNSESR; this is encoded by the coding sequence ATGTCGTGGTTAAGAATAAAAGGCATCACCGTATTAGCCCGGGTCTTGTTTGTCGTGGTCGCTACAGCATCGATACATGGCTGTGTAACGACCAAAAATGGAGGCTTCGCCTCTAAAAAAGACGAACAAAAGGCCTTTGATACATCTCTTCAGCTGGCACGGAATTATATTTCCCAGGGCAACTGGAATCAGGCCAAGCGACATTTGCAGTATGTCGAAGAAAAAGACAAAAACAACCCGGAAACATTAGAAGCCTTAGCGCTGGTATTTCAGAATACCGGCGAGCTCGAAATGGCAGAAAAATACTATCAGCGCTCAATTGCCACGGCGCCGAAAGTGTCTCGGGTTCGCAATAATTACGCGGCTTTTTTGTATGCGCGAGGTCGTTATGCAGAAGCGGCGAGCCAGCTCGAGATAGTGGTGCAGGAATTGCTCTACGAAAAACGGGTTGAGGCGTTTGTCAATCTCGGCCGCTGCTATATGCAGTTGAACGAACTGCCAAAAGCTGAGGAAGCATTCAAGCGCGCGTTTTTGATGCAGGGTGACGACGCCAATGTCCTGATGTCCTTAGCCGAAGTGTATTTTCGTATGGGCCGTTTTGCCGAAGCCCAGCGCTATTACGATGCGTTTCGCACTAAAAATGTCAATCAATCAGCGAGTGCGCTGTGGTTAGGGATCCGCCTTGCCGATAAATTTGATGACAAAAATACCCATGCGAGTTTTGCGCTGGCACTCAAGAATTTATACCCTAAGTCTGAAGAGTACCTATTGTATAAAGCGTATATGCAGCAGGGTAACAGTGAAAGCCGTTAA
- the rlmN gene encoding 23S rRNA (adenine(2503)-C(2))-methyltransferase RlmN produces MASENQTEITELVQQPRVNLLGMSRKNMEAYLSSIGEKPFRAQQILKWIHHSGIDNFDEMTNLGKPLRAKLQELAEIRPPTVVKQLDSIDGTRKWAVEVGGNNLVEAVLIPDGQRGTLCVSSQVGCSLDCSFCATGKQGFMRDLTAAEIIGQVWLAIKSYDGFNNGNKRIVTNVVMMGMGEPLLNFDNVVEAMSLMLDDFGYGLSKRRVTLSTSGVVPMLDKLGDVSTVSLAISLHAPNDELRSQLVPINKKYPIAELLAASKRYIAKQDDTHRVVTIEYTLIAGVNDGVEHAKELAEVLRDLPCKVNLIPFNPFSLSNYKRPSNNAVNRFWLVMTEAGYVTTVRTPRGDDIDAACGQLAGQVQDRTKRSERHRQKAELAQPIRLV; encoded by the coding sequence ATGGCATCAGAAAATCAAACCGAAATCACCGAACTTGTGCAGCAGCCCCGAGTAAATTTACTCGGCATGTCACGCAAGAATATGGAGGCTTACCTCAGCTCTATCGGTGAAAAGCCATTTCGTGCCCAGCAGATCCTCAAGTGGATACACCACTCGGGGATCGACAATTTTGATGAGATGACCAATCTCGGCAAACCCTTGCGGGCCAAGCTTCAGGAGCTTGCCGAGATTCGTCCTCCCACGGTGGTTAAACAACTCGACTCTATCGACGGAACCCGTAAATGGGCGGTAGAAGTGGGTGGTAATAACCTTGTTGAGGCTGTTTTAATTCCCGACGGCCAACGCGGCACCCTATGTGTGTCCTCTCAGGTTGGCTGTAGTCTGGATTGCAGCTTTTGCGCAACGGGCAAACAGGGCTTTATGCGCGACCTTACTGCCGCCGAAATTATCGGTCAGGTGTGGTTGGCGATTAAATCCTATGACGGCTTTAATAATGGCAATAAGCGCATCGTGACTAATGTGGTCATGATGGGTATGGGTGAGCCGCTGCTGAATTTCGACAATGTGGTCGAAGCGATGAGCTTGATGCTCGACGACTTCGGTTATGGTTTGTCAAAGCGCCGGGTAACCCTCAGCACCTCTGGTGTGGTGCCCATGTTGGATAAGCTCGGGGATGTGTCGACTGTGTCGCTGGCCATTTCACTACACGCGCCCAATGACGAATTGCGCAGCCAGTTAGTGCCTATTAACAAAAAATACCCCATTGCCGAATTACTTGCAGCAAGTAAGCGCTATATTGCTAAACAAGATGATACCCATCGTGTTGTGACCATTGAATACACTTTGATTGCAGGTGTTAACGACGGTGTCGAGCATGCCAAAGAGTTGGCCGAGGTGTTGCGAGACTTGCCGTGCAAAGTTAATTTAATCCCCTTTAATCCGTTTTCGCTGTCGAACTATAAGCGTCCAAGCAATAATGCGGTGAATCGTTTTTGGCTGGTGATGACCGAGGCGGGTTATGTAACGACCGTGCGGACCCCGCGGGGCGATGATATTGACGCCGCCTGTGGCCAATTAGCCGGTCAGGTTCAAGATCGCACCAAACGCAGTGAGCGTCATCGCCAAAAGGCAGAGCTAGCGCAGCCAATTCGTCTAGTTTAA
- the fdx gene encoding ISC system 2Fe-2S type ferredoxin: MPRIIVLPNEALCPEGDVIEATSGETICDVMLANGIHIEHACEKSCACTTCHVIVREGIESLNEADELEEDMLDKAWGLEPDSRLSCQAVVTDRDLVVEIPRYTINMVSEQH; the protein is encoded by the coding sequence ATGCCGCGCATCATAGTATTGCCAAACGAAGCACTGTGCCCTGAGGGCGACGTAATTGAAGCCACCAGTGGCGAAACCATTTGCGATGTTATGCTCGCCAATGGCATACACATCGAGCATGCCTGCGAGAAATCCTGTGCCTGCACGACCTGCCATGTCATTGTTCGCGAGGGTATAGAGTCGCTGAATGAGGCCGACGAGCTTGAAGAAGATATGTTAGATAAGGCCTGGGGCTTAGAGCCGGATTCGCGTCTCAGCTGTCAGGCTGTGGTAACCGATCGCGACTTGGTGGTCGAGATTCCTCGCTACACGATTAACATGGTGTCTGAACAACATTAA
- the iscU gene encoding Fe-S cluster assembly scaffold IscU gives MAYSEKVLDHYENPRNVGKFDDSADEIGTGMVGAPACGDVMRLQIKVNEQGIIEDAKFKTYGCGSAIASSSLLTEWVKGKTLDEAAQIKNTEIAQELALPPVKIHCSVLAEDAIKAAVADYRQKRTVS, from the coding sequence ATGGCCTATAGCGAAAAAGTACTCGATCATTACGAGAATCCACGTAACGTCGGTAAGTTTGACGACAGCGCGGATGAAATCGGCACCGGTATGGTCGGCGCGCCGGCTTGCGGTGACGTAATGCGTCTGCAAATCAAGGTAAATGAACAGGGCATTATTGAAGATGCCAAGTTTAAAACCTACGGTTGCGGCTCGGCAATTGCGTCTAGCTCGCTACTCACTGAGTGGGTTAAGGGCAAGACCCTTGACGAGGCGGCGCAAATTAAAAACACCGAAATTGCCCAAGAATTGGCGCTGCCACCAGTGAAAATTCACTGTTCAGTCTTGGCAGAAGATGCGATTAAGGCTGCGGTTGCTGACTACCGTCAGAAACGAACCGTATCCTGA
- the hisS gene encoding histidine--tRNA ligase, translating to MARIQSIRGMNDILPTETPLWQYLESRIRDVLSRYGYSEIRFPIVEHTELFKRSIGEVTDIVEKEMYTFEDRNGDSLTLRPEGTASCVRACDQNGLLHNQLQRLWYAGPMFRHERPQKGRLRQFHQVGVETFGMTGPDIDAELILLSARLWRELGISDALTLELNSIGNAESRANYRQALVDYLSGFKDDLDEDSLRRLGSNPLRILDTKDPKTREILGAAPVLADYLDAVSKAHFDGLCARLDAAGVPYKLNPQLVRGLDYYGLTVFEWTTDKLGAQGTVCAGGRYDGLVEQLGGKPTPAVGFAMGIERLCLLLETLAVAPAMPALADVFIVSVGDSAEIAALSLAEAIRTAIPTARVLINCGGGSFKSQFKKADKSGAALAIVLGEDELAQGHAAVKSLRDSQSEQQFVALAELPDYIGKHFFTKF from the coding sequence TTGGCACGTATACAATCGATTAGGGGCATGAACGATATTCTGCCCACAGAAACGCCACTGTGGCAGTATCTGGAAAGCCGCATTCGCGATGTGCTTAGCCGCTATGGCTATAGTGAAATTCGCTTTCCTATCGTAGAGCATACCGAGCTTTTCAAACGCTCTATTGGTGAAGTGACCGATATCGTTGAAAAGGAAATGTATACCTTTGAAGACCGCAATGGCGATAGTTTAACCCTACGCCCTGAAGGTACAGCCAGCTGCGTGCGTGCCTGCGATCAGAATGGCCTGTTGCACAATCAGCTACAACGGCTTTGGTATGCCGGTCCAATGTTTCGCCATGAGCGCCCGCAAAAGGGCCGTTTGCGCCAGTTTCATCAGGTTGGCGTAGAGACCTTTGGCATGACAGGGCCAGATATTGATGCTGAGTTGATTCTGCTTAGCGCGCGTTTGTGGCGAGAACTCGGTATTAGTGATGCCCTGACCTTAGAGCTAAACAGTATTGGTAATGCAGAGTCGCGTGCCAATTATCGGCAAGCCTTGGTCGACTATTTATCTGGCTTTAAAGACGACCTAGACGAAGATAGCTTGCGCCGTCTTGGCAGCAATCCACTGCGTATACTCGATACCAAAGACCCCAAGACCCGCGAAATCTTGGGGGCCGCGCCGGTGTTGGCCGATTACCTTGATGCGGTCTCTAAAGCCCATTTTGACGGTTTGTGCGCGCGTCTTGACGCTGCAGGAGTGCCCTATAAGCTCAATCCGCAGTTAGTGCGCGGACTGGATTATTATGGCCTGACAGTGTTTGAATGGACCACTGACAAACTCGGCGCGCAGGGCACCGTATGTGCTGGTGGCCGTTACGACGGCTTGGTTGAACAGTTGGGCGGCAAGCCAACCCCGGCGGTGGGCTTTGCGATGGGTATTGAGCGCCTGTGTTTATTGCTAGAAACCCTCGCGGTAGCACCAGCCATGCCAGCCTTGGCCGATGTTTTTATCGTTTCTGTTGGTGACAGTGCCGAAATTGCGGCCTTAAGTCTTGCTGAAGCGATTCGCACTGCGATACCAACTGCGCGAGTATTAATTAATTGCGGTGGCGGAAGTTTTAAAAGCCAGTTTAAAAAGGCAGATAAAAGTGGTGCAGCGCTGGCGATTGTACTAGGTGAAGATGAGCTGGCGCAGGGGCACGCGGCTGTAAAATCACTGCGCGATAGCCAAAGTGAACAACAGTTTGTGGCTTTGGCCGAATTGCCTGATTATATTGGTAAACATTTTTTTACTAAGTTTTAA
- the ndk gene encoding nucleoside-diphosphate kinase — MGVQRTLSIAKPDAVSKNVIGEIYSRFEKAGLRIVAAKMLRLSRDQAEGFYAEHKGRPFFPALIDFMTSGPVTVQVLEGEGAVLKNRDLMGATNPKEAAAGTIRADFAESIDANAVHGSDSEESAAREIAFFFATSELCDRV, encoded by the coding sequence ATGGGCGTTCAACGCACCCTTTCCATAGCCAAGCCTGATGCTGTTAGCAAAAACGTTATTGGTGAAATTTACAGCCGTTTTGAAAAAGCCGGTTTACGTATTGTTGCAGCGAAAATGCTGCGTTTAAGCCGCGATCAAGCTGAAGGCTTCTATGCTGAGCACAAAGGTCGTCCTTTCTTCCCAGCGCTGATTGATTTCATGACTTCTGGTCCTGTAACTGTGCAAGTTCTGGAAGGCGAAGGCGCGGTATTGAAAAATCGCGATCTGATGGGGGCAACCAACCCTAAAGAAGCCGCTGCGGGCACTATCCGCGCTGATTTCGCTGAATCTATTGATGCCAATGCGGTACATGGTTCTGACTCAGAAGAATCTGCAGCGCGGGAAATCGCGTTCTTTTTCGCTACCAGTGAGCTGTGCGACCGCGTTTAA
- the iscX gene encoding Fe-S cluster assembly protein IscX yields the protein MGLKWTDVLDIGIELAEKFPDVDPTYVNFVDLRQWVIELDDFDDDPKRSGEKVLEAIQTAWLDEQD from the coding sequence ATGGGCTTAAAGTGGACAGATGTACTGGATATTGGGATTGAGTTGGCAGAGAAATTCCCCGATGTTGATCCAACTTACGTTAATTTCGTCGATTTGCGGCAATGGGTGATTGAGCTCGACGATTTTGATGATGACCCAAAGCGCAGCGGTGAAAAAGTGCTTGAAGCGATTCAAACCGCGTGGCTCGACGAGCAAGATTAA
- the ispG gene encoding flavodoxin-dependent (E)-4-hydroxy-3-methylbut-2-enyl-diphosphate synthase: MKMASPIKRRVSRQIHIGNVAVGGDAPISVQSMTNTETCDVAATVAQIKRLEAACADIVRVSVPSMEAAEAFREIRKQVSVPLVADIHFDHKIAIKVAEYGVDCLRINPGNIGREDRVRAVIDAAKYHNIPIRIGVNAGSLEKELQRKYGEPTPEALVESAMRHIDILDKLDFQNFKLSVKASDVFMAVAAYRQIAAQIDQPLHLGITEAGGLRGGTVKSAVGLGLLLMDGIGDTIRVSLAADPVEEVKVGYEILKSLKLRTKGINFIACPSCSRQNFDVISTMNELEARLDDVTIPLDVAVIGCIVNGPGEAKEAEIGLTGGTPNNLVYVAGKPDHKVKNEGLVDHLEKLIREKIAVKAEQEKDLIARS; encoded by the coding sequence ATGAAAATGGCCTCTCCGATAAAACGTCGAGTTTCTCGGCAGATTCATATCGGTAATGTCGCCGTGGGTGGCGATGCGCCGATATCTGTGCAGAGCATGACTAACACCGAAACCTGTGATGTCGCCGCCACTGTGGCGCAAATTAAGCGCTTAGAAGCCGCCTGTGCCGATATCGTGCGGGTCTCAGTGCCCAGCATGGAAGCTGCTGAAGCGTTTCGTGAAATACGCAAGCAAGTGTCGGTACCCTTGGTTGCCGATATCCACTTTGACCATAAAATTGCAATTAAGGTTGCCGAATACGGTGTGGATTGCCTGCGGATTAATCCGGGTAATATCGGCCGCGAAGACCGAGTGCGCGCAGTTATTGATGCTGCCAAATACCACAATATTCCGATTCGCATCGGAGTGAATGCCGGTTCTTTAGAAAAAGAATTGCAGCGTAAATACGGTGAACCAACGCCAGAGGCTTTGGTGGAATCCGCCATGCGCCATATCGATATTCTCGATAAGTTGGACTTTCAAAATTTTAAACTCAGCGTAAAGGCCTCTGATGTGTTTATGGCTGTTGCGGCCTACCGTCAAATTGCGGCACAAATTGATCAGCCACTGCACTTGGGCATTACCGAGGCAGGTGGTTTACGCGGTGGTACGGTTAAGTCGGCGGTAGGCTTGGGTTTACTGCTGATGGACGGCATTGGCGACACGATTCGTGTGTCACTGGCAGCTGACCCAGTTGAAGAAGTCAAAGTCGGCTACGAGATTCTTAAAAGCCTGAAACTGCGTACTAAAGGCATCAATTTTATTGCCTGTCCGAGCTGCTCGCGCCAGAATTTTGATGTTATTAGCACCATGAATGAACTGGAAGCACGCCTTGATGACGTGACCATTCCCCTTGATGTGGCGGTCATTGGCTGTATCGTCAACGGTCCGGGTGAGGCGAAAGAAGCCGAGATCGGTTTGACTGGCGGCACGCCTAATAATTTAGTCTATGTGGCGGGTAAGCCTGACCACAAAGTGAAGAACGAAGGCTTGGTGGATCATCTCGAAAAATTGATTCGGGAAAAGATTGCCGTTAAAGCCGAACAGGAAAAAGACCTTATAGCGCGCAGCTAA